A region from the Streptosporangium sp. NBC_01756 genome encodes:
- a CDS encoding GNAT family N-acetyltransferase, whose product MIITQETSFDEDEVFELYDSVGWHPWTRDVARVCRSLANSHLVITARDESGRLLGLARTVSDDEIVCYVQELLVNARHHGEGIGRRLLEHLKDRYAHCRYFVLTTDHESTPEGPANHAFYRRLDLIEHHEQGLSAFGLRVRDLQSL is encoded by the coding sequence GTGATCATCACGCAGGAGACGTCGTTCGACGAGGACGAGGTGTTTGAGCTCTACGACTCGGTCGGCTGGCACCCGTGGACGCGCGACGTCGCCCGGGTGTGCCGGAGCCTGGCCAACTCGCATCTGGTCATCACCGCCAGGGACGAGTCGGGCAGGCTGCTCGGCCTGGCGCGGACGGTGTCCGACGACGAGATCGTCTGCTATGTGCAGGAGTTACTGGTCAACGCCCGACACCACGGCGAAGGCATCGGCCGCCGGTTGCTGGAGCACCTCAAGGACCGATACGCGCATTGCCGCTACTTCGTCCTCACCACGGACCACGAATCCACCCCGGAAGGCCCCGCGAACCACGCCTTCTACCGCCGTCTCGACCTGATCGAGCACCACGAGCAGGGCCTGTCCGCCTTCGGCCTGCGGGTGCGCGACCTGCAGAGCCTTTAA
- a CDS encoding quinone oxidoreductase family protein: MHAAVISATDAPPVYRDHPDPAPRHGDELVVEVLAAGLHHLTRSKANGSHYSSNGMYPLVPGVDGVVRDKEGNLRYAVLDDTALGTFADRTLIDPRRSVILPDDIDPVRIAAAMNPAMSSWVALRRRVDFHAGQRVLVLGATGNAGRMAVQIAKLFGAAQVIAAGRDATRLKALTALGADETITFDQIGRAADVDVVIDYVWGEPTADAMIPLLTARADRTAPLAWIQLGSVAGQSASIPSAALRSARLQIVGSGIGSVPARDFLAELPELASAVAAGAIDVRARAVPLAQVTQAWTAQTDDRIVFVP, encoded by the coding sequence ATGCACGCTGCCGTCATATCGGCGACCGATGCCCCGCCGGTCTATCGCGACCATCCCGATCCCGCGCCACGCCACGGCGACGAGCTGGTCGTCGAGGTCCTCGCGGCCGGCCTGCACCATCTGACCAGGTCCAAGGCGAACGGCTCGCACTACTCCAGCAACGGGATGTATCCGCTGGTCCCCGGCGTCGACGGCGTCGTACGCGACAAGGAGGGCAACCTCCGCTACGCGGTCCTGGACGACACAGCCCTGGGGACGTTCGCCGACCGCACCCTCATCGACCCCCGCCGCAGCGTGATCCTGCCCGACGACATCGACCCGGTGCGGATCGCCGCCGCGATGAACCCGGCCATGTCGTCCTGGGTCGCGCTGCGCCGGCGCGTCGACTTCCACGCCGGCCAGCGCGTCCTCGTCCTCGGCGCCACCGGCAACGCCGGACGGATGGCGGTCCAGATCGCCAAGCTGTTCGGCGCCGCCCAGGTCATCGCCGCCGGCCGAGACGCCACCCGCCTGAAGGCGCTGACCGCGCTCGGCGCCGACGAGACGATCACCTTCGATCAGATCGGCCGCGCGGCCGACGTCGACGTGGTCATCGACTACGTGTGGGGCGAACCCACCGCCGACGCCATGATCCCGCTGCTCACCGCCCGCGCCGACCGCACCGCCCCGCTGGCCTGGATCCAGCTCGGATCCGTCGCCGGCCAGAGCGCGTCGATCCCCTCCGCGGCGCTGCGCTCAGCCCGCCTGCAGATCGTCGGCAGCGGCATCGGCTCGGTCCCCGCCCGGGACTTCCTCGCCGAGCTGCCGGAGCTGGCCTCGGCAGTGGCCGCGGGCGCGATCGACGTACGGGCCCGCGCCGTACCCCTCGCCCAGGTCACGCAGGCGTGGACCGCCCAGACCGACGACCGCATCGTTTTCGTCCCCTGA
- a CDS encoding TetR/AcrR family transcriptional regulator translates to MPGTTTDTATGPSPAPVGRRERKKAATRQAIADAALRLFLERGYDEVGIREIADAADVSTTTLFKHFPVKEALVFDEESDQETRLLAAVLKRPKGRSIPAALREHALTTRLAAADGDGAFAAFVNLVAGTPALRDYAQNMWLRHTAALAQAIAEESGFAVSDPICAALAHFALEAPRAAYAHDNPREAITRAFDLLEHGWSALAEIKA, encoded by the coding sequence ATGCCCGGCACCACAACCGACACCGCGACAGGTCCCTCTCCCGCGCCGGTGGGGCGCCGCGAGCGTAAGAAGGCCGCCACCCGCCAGGCCATCGCCGACGCCGCGCTGCGCCTGTTCCTGGAGCGGGGATACGACGAGGTCGGCATCCGCGAGATCGCGGACGCCGCCGACGTGTCCACCACCACGCTGTTCAAGCACTTCCCGGTCAAGGAAGCTCTCGTCTTCGACGAGGAATCCGACCAGGAGACCCGCCTGCTCGCCGCCGTCCTCAAGCGGCCCAAGGGCCGGTCCATCCCCGCCGCGCTGCGCGAACACGCGCTGACCACCCGGCTGGCCGCCGCCGACGGCGACGGCGCCTTCGCCGCCTTCGTCAACCTGGTGGCCGGCACCCCCGCGTTGCGGGACTATGCCCAGAACATGTGGCTGCGCCACACCGCCGCACTCGCCCAGGCCATCGCCGAGGAGAGCGGTTTCGCCGTGAGCGACCCCATCTGCGCCGCCCTGGCCCACTTCGCCCTCGAAGCCCCCCGTGCGGCCTACGCCCACGACAACCCCCGCGAGGCCATCACCCGGGCCTTCGACCTCCTGGAACACGGCTGGAGCGCGCTCGCCGAGATCAAGGCGTGA
- a CDS encoding LLM class flavin-dependent oxidoreductase yields MRFGLLYHLQVPRPWTEGSEEKVIREALEQIELADRVGFDYVWATEHHFLDEYSHSSAPEVLLAAAAAKTERIRLAHGIVTLPPAVNHPARVAERLAMLDLVSGGRVDFGSGQGSTQHELGGFGVERATKREQWREAITVITRMLTEVPFTGHQGQWIDMPPRNVLPKPKQKPHPPLWVACSSPETIAAAARYGMGALSLAFITVEEAAEWVRSYYELIASDECVPIGKAVNPNFSVVMPFMCHSDAETALDRGLDGAYSLFYGFMHYYLNGQHYPGKTDLAAEFAQAREMVGLTRNSNADLNPELKARIDSLRMGIGTPSQLKDMIRAYEDAGVDQIIFQTQIGTTKHEHICEALELFGSEVIPEFAGRREAGDAAKQERLAVPIKEALGRIEPNTTDVSDYVIMTDMQAPPAPAPGR; encoded by the coding sequence ATGCGATTTGGACTTCTCTACCACCTCCAGGTTCCCCGTCCGTGGACGGAGGGCAGCGAGGAAAAGGTCATCCGCGAGGCGCTGGAGCAGATCGAGCTGGCCGACCGGGTGGGCTTCGACTACGTCTGGGCGACCGAGCACCACTTCCTGGACGAGTACTCACACTCCTCGGCCCCCGAGGTGCTCCTCGCCGCGGCGGCCGCCAAGACCGAGAGGATCCGGCTGGCCCACGGCATCGTCACCCTCCCGCCGGCCGTGAACCACCCGGCCCGCGTCGCCGAGCGGCTGGCCATGCTGGACCTCGTCTCGGGCGGTCGGGTCGACTTCGGCTCCGGGCAGGGCAGCACGCAGCACGAACTCGGTGGCTTCGGGGTCGAGCGGGCCACCAAGCGCGAGCAGTGGCGCGAGGCGATCACCGTCATCACCCGCATGCTCACGGAGGTGCCGTTCACCGGTCACCAGGGCCAGTGGATCGACATGCCGCCGCGTAACGTGCTGCCCAAGCCCAAGCAGAAGCCGCACCCCCCGCTCTGGGTCGCGTGCAGTTCCCCGGAGACCATTGCGGCGGCCGCCCGCTACGGGATGGGCGCCCTTTCCCTGGCGTTCATCACCGTCGAAGAGGCCGCGGAATGGGTCCGCTCCTATTACGAGCTGATCGCCTCCGACGAGTGCGTGCCCATCGGCAAGGCGGTGAATCCGAACTTCAGTGTGGTCATGCCGTTCATGTGCCACTCCGACGCGGAGACGGCACTCGACCGGGGCCTCGACGGAGCCTATTCCCTCTTCTACGGATTCATGCATTACTACCTCAACGGCCAGCACTACCCGGGAAAGACGGACCTCGCCGCGGAATTCGCGCAGGCCCGGGAAATGGTCGGCCTGACCAGGAATTCGAACGCCGACCTGAACCCGGAGCTCAAGGCCAGGATCGACTCGCTCCGCATGGGCATCGGAACGCCCAGCCAGCTCAAGGACATGATCCGGGCCTACGAGGACGCGGGCGTCGACCAGATCATCTTCCAGACGCAGATCGGCACCACCAAGCACGAGCACATCTGCGAGGCGCTGGAGCTGTTCGGCAGCGAGGTCATCCCCGAGTTCGCCGGACGCCGCGAGGCCGGCGACGCCGCCAAGCAGGAGCGGCTGGCCGTACCGATCAAGGAAGCGCTGGGACGGATCGAGCCGAACACCACGGATGTCTCCGACTACGTGATCATGACCGACATGCAAGCGCCCCCCGCCCCCGCCCCCGGGCGGTAA
- a CDS encoding sensor histidine kinase, with protein sequence MIDLRRVTDLWRRCDVVVRDLPLGLLLAVASLLPALYGKGTQVGDLPVRPFDALAFVVIALESLPLTVRRRWPAVCLALVSLGFVLDQLRGYHVFASNAMPIALISAGAHLERHRRITVVLLSMAYLPLALTLGRVGATERVEGYVVFYLALALAWGIGAWLRSTRAAEAERRRHIAEATRAAERTRIARELHDVVTHHVTAMVIQAEAARYLTAAPDRLDATLSAVTDTGRRAITDLRHMLDLLKADHDSDVSMPSAGELRTLVEQTRQAGQPVELTEEGSPAESAGSAEFVTYRVVQEALTNALKYAHGSRTVIGVRYGEKEISVVVSTDGSGSRAAASPSGSGRGLAGLRERVDALGGEFQADRQAGGGFVVRARIPAGHPS encoded by the coding sequence ATGATCGATCTACGGCGGGTCACGGACCTGTGGCGGCGGTGCGACGTCGTGGTCCGGGATTTACCGTTGGGGCTGCTGCTGGCCGTCGCATCGCTCCTGCCGGCGCTCTATGGCAAGGGGACGCAGGTCGGCGACCTGCCGGTCCGCCCCTTCGACGCGCTGGCGTTCGTGGTGATCGCTTTAGAGTCTCTTCCGCTCACCGTGCGACGGCGGTGGCCGGCCGTGTGTCTGGCTCTGGTGTCGCTCGGCTTCGTCCTCGACCAGCTCCGCGGCTACCACGTGTTCGCGAGCAACGCGATGCCCATCGCGCTCATCAGCGCGGGCGCCCATCTGGAGCGCCACCGGCGCATCACCGTGGTCCTGCTCTCCATGGCGTACCTGCCGCTGGCACTCACGCTCGGCAGGGTCGGCGCGACCGAGAGGGTGGAGGGTTACGTGGTGTTCTACCTGGCCCTGGCCCTCGCGTGGGGCATCGGGGCCTGGCTGCGCTCCACCCGGGCCGCCGAGGCCGAACGCCGCCGCCACATCGCCGAGGCCACCCGCGCCGCCGAACGCACCCGCATCGCCCGCGAGCTCCACGACGTCGTGACGCACCACGTGACGGCGATGGTCATCCAGGCCGAGGCCGCACGCTACCTGACCGCCGCCCCCGATCGCCTGGACGCGACGCTGAGCGCCGTCACCGACACCGGCCGACGGGCCATCACCGATCTGCGGCACATGCTCGACCTGCTCAAAGCCGACCACGACTCCGATGTCAGCATGCCCTCCGCCGGTGAGCTCCGCACGCTCGTGGAGCAGACCCGCCAGGCCGGGCAGCCGGTGGAGCTCACCGAGGAGGGCAGCCCGGCGGAATCGGCGGGCAGTGCGGAGTTCGTGACCTATAGGGTCGTCCAGGAGGCCCTGACGAACGCGCTCAAATACGCCCACGGCAGTCGCACCGTGATCGGGGTGCGCTACGGCGAGAAGGAGATCAGCGTGGTGGTGAGCACCGACGGCTCCGGCTCCCGGGCCGCCGCCTCCCCCAGCGGGAGTGGGCGGGGCCTGGCCGGGCTCCGCGAGCGGGTGGACGCCCTGGGCGGCGAGTTCCAGGCCGACCGGCAGGCGGGCGGCGGCTTCGTCGTACGGGCCCGCATCCCCGCGGGGCACCCGTCGTGA
- a CDS encoding CPBP family intramembrane glutamic endopeptidase gives MRLLKQFVPVAVVAFAGGTIVGAVQGVPLLTLLLGVATAVLAVLVYARVVRWSERRTPVEVAAQGAARAIARGVLIGVALFAAVIVNIALVGGYRVDGLGSPAGAAGLFGFMAAAAVTEELLFRGILFRIVEERTGTWIALTLTGLLFGLSHLFNPHANLWGAIAIAIEAGGMLAAAYAATRTLWVPIGVHFGWNFAAAGIFGTEVSGNGATQGLLHGVTSGPALLTGGEFGPEASPYAVVFGLLLMVGFMWLARRRGNVVPFRRGVTATLAR, from the coding sequence ATGCGGTTGTTGAAACAGTTCGTGCCCGTCGCGGTGGTCGCCTTCGCCGGCGGCACGATCGTGGGCGCGGTGCAGGGGGTCCCGCTCCTCACCCTGCTGCTCGGCGTCGCGACGGCCGTGCTCGCCGTACTCGTGTACGCCCGCGTGGTGCGGTGGTCCGAGCGCCGCACACCGGTGGAGGTGGCTGCGCAAGGCGCCGCCCGCGCCATCGCACGAGGGGTGCTGATCGGGGTCGCGCTGTTCGCGGCCGTCATCGTGAACATCGCTCTCGTGGGCGGCTACCGAGTCGACGGCCTGGGTTCGCCGGCGGGCGCGGCCGGGCTGTTCGGCTTCATGGCCGCCGCCGCGGTGACGGAGGAGCTGCTGTTTCGCGGCATCCTGTTCAGGATCGTCGAGGAACGTACGGGGACGTGGATCGCGCTGACGCTGACCGGCCTGCTGTTCGGCCTGTCGCACCTGTTCAACCCGCATGCCAACCTGTGGGGCGCGATCGCCATCGCGATCGAGGCGGGCGGCATGCTCGCCGCCGCCTACGCCGCCACCCGCACCCTGTGGGTGCCGATCGGTGTGCACTTCGGCTGGAACTTCGCGGCGGCCGGCATCTTCGGCACCGAGGTCTCGGGCAACGGCGCGACGCAGGGTCTGCTGCACGGCGTGACGTCGGGCCCCGCCCTGCTGACGGGCGGCGAGTTCGGGCCGGAGGCGAGCCCGTACGCGGTGGTGTTCGGCCTGCTGCTGATGGTCGGTTTCATGTGGCTGGCCCGCCGGCGCGGCAACGTGGTCCCGTTCCGGCGCGGCGTGACCGCTACGCTCGCCCGATGA
- a CDS encoding FAD-dependent oxidoreductase: protein MNATPTPRIAIIGAGPGGLTCARILQQHGITAAVYDREAGPAARDQGGTLDLHADNGQIALREAGLLEEFFQLARPEGQEMRQMDPAGTILFHHVPEQGERFKPEIDRGHLRDLLLNSLQPGTVRWDHALQTVSGPAEGPRQLHFTGGTIIEADLVVGADGAWSKVRHAVSQATPRYSGVSFLEAWFHDVATQHPDIAELVGQGSAAAADGDRGLFAQRNSGDHIRVYIIQRVPTDWITAGGLTPQSTGSIRALLLERYRDWSPRLRQLITDNDGSYVDRPIFVLPVPHAWEHNPTVTLLGDAAHLMPPLGVGVNLAMLDACELALAIAHHDTIDEAIHAYEKTMLPRSTEMAQLLDGAAEKLLSTELPDFATADSH from the coding sequence ATGAACGCCACTCCGACACCCCGCATCGCCATCATCGGAGCCGGCCCCGGCGGCCTGACCTGCGCTCGCATCCTCCAGCAGCACGGCATCACCGCCGCCGTCTACGACCGCGAAGCCGGCCCCGCCGCCCGTGACCAGGGCGGCACCCTCGACCTGCACGCCGACAACGGCCAGATCGCCCTACGCGAAGCCGGCCTCCTGGAGGAGTTCTTCCAACTGGCCCGGCCCGAGGGCCAGGAGATGCGCCAGATGGACCCGGCCGGCACGATCCTCTTCCATCACGTCCCTGAGCAGGGCGAGCGCTTCAAACCGGAAATCGACCGCGGCCATCTGCGCGACCTGCTGCTCAACTCGCTTCAGCCCGGCACCGTGCGCTGGGACCACGCCCTGCAGACCGTCAGCGGCCCCGCCGAAGGCCCCCGACAGCTGCACTTCACCGGCGGCACCATCATCGAAGCCGACCTCGTCGTCGGCGCCGACGGCGCCTGGTCCAAGGTCCGCCATGCCGTCTCCCAGGCCACCCCCCGCTACAGCGGCGTAAGCTTCCTGGAAGCCTGGTTCCACGACGTCGCGACCCAGCACCCCGACATCGCCGAGCTCGTCGGCCAAGGCAGCGCCGCCGCAGCCGACGGCGACCGCGGCCTGTTCGCCCAGCGCAACAGCGGCGACCACATCCGCGTCTACATCATTCAGCGCGTCCCAACCGACTGGATCACCGCCGGCGGTCTCACCCCCCAGTCCACCGGGAGCATCCGCGCCCTTCTCCTGGAGCGCTACCGCGACTGGTCTCCCCGCCTGCGCCAGCTGATCACCGACAACGACGGCTCCTACGTCGACCGCCCGATCTTCGTTCTGCCCGTCCCGCATGCCTGGGAGCACAACCCCACGGTGACCCTGCTCGGCGACGCCGCCCACCTCATGCCCCCGCTCGGCGTCGGCGTCAACCTCGCCATGCTGGACGCATGTGAACTCGCCCTCGCCATCGCCCACCACGACACCATCGACGAAGCCATCCACGCCTACGAGAAGACCATGCTTCCCCGCTCCACGGAGATGGCCCAGCTCCTCGACGGCGCCGCCGAAAAGCTGCTGTCCACCGAGCTACCCGACTTCGCCACCGCCGACAGCCACTGA
- a CDS encoding IS607 family transposase, whose product MNLKEGAVANGVHPYTAYRWFREGTLPVPAERVQRTILVNIEANSSSPPVTGGVGLHARVSSHDQKSDRERQVSRLAQWAARGDHRVVRIESETGSGMNGGHAKAKRLLADPDVSTVVVEHKDRLGRMNVELIEAALSATGRRLVVLDDGEVEDDLVRDMVEALTLFCAHLYGRRSAKNRAKAALEAAAAGG is encoded by the coding sequence GTGAACCTCAAGGAAGGGGCGGTGGCGAACGGGGTGCACCCGTATACCGCCTATCGCTGGTTCCGTGAGGGCACGCTGCCGGTGCCCGCCGAGCGGGTACAGCGCACGATCCTGGTGAACATCGAGGCGAACTCTTCCTCACCGCCCGTGACGGGTGGTGTGGGGTTGCATGCCCGGGTGTCGTCGCATGATCAGAAGTCGGATCGTGAGCGGCAGGTCTCCCGGTTGGCCCAGTGGGCCGCGCGGGGCGATCACCGGGTGGTGCGGATCGAGTCCGAGACCGGCTCCGGGATGAACGGCGGCCATGCGAAGGCGAAGCGGCTGCTGGCCGATCCGGACGTGAGCACGGTGGTCGTGGAGCACAAGGACCGGCTCGGGCGGATGAACGTAGAGCTGATCGAAGCCGCCCTGTCGGCCACGGGCCGGCGCCTGGTCGTGCTGGATGACGGTGAGGTCGAAGACGATCTGGTGCGCGACATGGTGGAGGCCCTGACCTTGTTCTGTGCCCACCTGTACGGCCGCCGCTCCGCGAAGAACCGGGCCAAGGCCGCCCTGGAAGCAGCGGCGGCCGGTGGCTGA
- a CDS encoding MarR family winged helix-turn-helix transcriptional regulator translates to MTTTDDVLDALVRTTFEVAGVLTRIGGEHDLSLTQLRVLGILRDRRARITELAAYLGLDKSTMSTLIARAERRGLLTRGKNPNDGRVVEVYMTPAGLELAKRVEDDIRHALAPATGRLDPEQFARLVNLLDVVSARSSRTHAVPEPTATR, encoded by the coding sequence ATGACCACCACCGACGATGTCCTGGACGCCCTCGTCCGGACCACCTTCGAAGTGGCAGGCGTACTGACCCGCATCGGTGGCGAGCACGACCTGTCGCTCACCCAGCTACGGGTGCTCGGCATCCTCCGCGACCGCCGCGCCCGCATCACCGAACTGGCCGCCTACCTCGGCCTGGACAAGTCCACGATGTCCACCCTCATCGCCCGCGCCGAGCGCCGGGGGCTGCTGACGCGTGGCAAGAATCCCAATGACGGCCGGGTCGTGGAGGTGTACATGACCCCAGCCGGGCTCGAACTCGCCAAACGCGTGGAGGACGACATCCGGCACGCCCTGGCGCCCGCGACCGGTCGCCTGGACCCGGAGCAGTTCGCCCGGCTCGTCAACCTGCTCGACGTCGTCTCGGCCCGCTCGTCGCGTACACACGCCGTACCGGAGCCGACGGCCACGCGCTGA
- a CDS encoding response regulator transcription factor: MSASVRVLVCDDQALIRTGLATIIDAQPDLEVVGECGDGRAAVDLARRLKPDMVVMDVRMPVLDGIEATRLLAGAGVADPVKVLVVTTFNLDEYVYEALRAGASGFLLKDAPPAQLLHGIRTVAAGAALLAPEVTRRLVGRYAARIRPAEGAAEDVPLTPRELDVLRLIAAGLSNSEIAATLVISQETVKTYVSRILTKLDLRDRVQAVVYAYRKGLVT; the protein is encoded by the coding sequence GTGAGCGCGTCGGTCCGGGTCCTGGTCTGCGATGACCAGGCGCTGATCCGCACCGGCTTGGCAACGATCATCGATGCGCAGCCCGACCTGGAGGTGGTGGGCGAGTGCGGCGACGGCCGCGCCGCGGTCGACCTGGCCCGCCGGCTGAAGCCGGACATGGTGGTGATGGACGTGCGGATGCCGGTGCTCGACGGCATCGAGGCGACCCGCCTGCTGGCCGGCGCCGGGGTGGCGGACCCCGTCAAGGTGCTCGTGGTGACCACGTTCAATCTGGACGAGTACGTCTACGAGGCGCTGCGCGCCGGAGCGAGCGGCTTCCTGCTCAAGGACGCCCCACCGGCGCAGCTCCTGCACGGCATCCGCACCGTGGCGGCGGGCGCGGCGTTGCTGGCGCCGGAGGTGACGCGGCGGCTCGTCGGCAGGTACGCGGCGCGCATCCGCCCCGCCGAGGGCGCTGCGGAGGACGTCCCGCTGACCCCGCGAGAGCTGGACGTGCTGCGCCTCATCGCCGCTGGCCTATCCAACAGCGAGATCGCCGCAACGCTGGTGATCAGTCAGGAGACCGTCAAGACCTACGTGTCCCGCATCCTGACCAAGCTCGACCTTCGTGACCGCGTGCAGGCGGTGGTCTACGCCTACCGCAAGGGCCTGGTGACCTGA
- a CDS encoding FAD-dependent monooxygenase has product MTSLSSGRRRALVVGLGVSGIATAIGLQRIGWDPVIVERAPGRRSGGYFVMLFGAGQAAARRLGILDALPDRSPPGGITYTVDRAGVRKPGLGLEDLPVSPRTMLRGDVERAAFAALPHDVEIRYATTPTRIEQDASGVDVTLEHDGGSVTERFDLVVGADGLRSTVRRLVFGPHHRYLHRLGYMIAATMLPGPIGGLLPHEGASLFEPGRAMWVFPFADHPPTVLFSYRTDDIDAEFTGRPAEQVRAAYGPQPMGRLLGEALDALDTAGEFLFDSVEQSRMDAWSHGRVVLVGDSAWCPSLYAAMGISAALAGADLLAGMLHRHPGDIRGALHAWEAQLRPHMTYYQANGVEQRYFFTPGNQRQIALRPVMARGLRLPVIGGALRSLRSSSKSIRERELDIARTH; this is encoded by the coding sequence ATGACTTCGTTGAGCAGCGGCAGGAGACGGGCCCTGGTCGTGGGTCTCGGCGTCAGCGGCATCGCCACGGCGATCGGCCTCCAGCGCATCGGCTGGGATCCGGTGATCGTGGAAAGAGCGCCGGGCCGTCGATCGGGTGGTTACTTCGTCATGTTGTTCGGCGCCGGCCAGGCCGCGGCGCGGCGGCTCGGCATTCTCGACGCCCTCCCCGACCGATCGCCGCCCGGCGGCATCACCTACACGGTGGATCGCGCCGGCGTCCGCAAACCCGGCCTGGGGTTGGAGGATCTGCCGGTCTCACCTCGTACGATGCTGCGTGGCGACGTGGAACGGGCCGCCTTCGCCGCGCTCCCGCACGACGTGGAGATCCGCTACGCGACGACCCCCACCCGCATCGAGCAGGACGCCTCCGGCGTCGACGTGACGCTCGAACACGACGGTGGATCCGTGACCGAGCGATTCGACCTCGTCGTGGGCGCCGACGGGTTGCGGTCCACGGTCCGGCGTCTCGTCTTCGGCCCGCACCACAGATATCTGCATCGGCTCGGCTACATGATCGCGGCGACGATGCTGCCGGGCCCGATCGGCGGTCTCCTCCCGCACGAAGGAGCGAGCCTCTTCGAGCCCGGCCGGGCCATGTGGGTCTTTCCGTTCGCCGACCACCCGCCCACCGTGCTCTTCTCGTACCGCACCGACGACATCGACGCCGAGTTCACCGGCCGGCCCGCCGAACAGGTCCGCGCCGCGTACGGACCTCAGCCCATGGGCCGGTTGCTCGGCGAGGCGCTTGACGCGCTCGACACCGCCGGCGAGTTCTTGTTCGACTCAGTGGAGCAATCCCGCATGGACGCCTGGTCGCACGGCCGGGTCGTGCTGGTCGGCGACTCCGCGTGGTGCCCCAGCCTGTACGCGGCCATGGGGATCTCCGCCGCCCTCGCCGGAGCCGACCTGCTCGCCGGCATGCTGCACCGTCACCCCGGCGACATCCGCGGCGCGCTGCACGCCTGGGAGGCACAGCTCCGTCCGCACATGACCTACTACCAGGCCAACGGCGTCGAACAACGGTATTTCTTCACCCCCGGCAACCAGCGGCAGATCGCTCTCCGGCCGGTCATGGCGCGCGGCCTCCGGCTCCCGGTGATCGGCGGTGCCTTGCGCTCCCTGCGAAGCAGCAGCAAGTCCATCCGAGAACGGGAACTGGACATCGCCCGCACCCACTGA
- a CDS encoding flavin reductase family protein: MTIPAPHTESLVDGQQFRDAMTLIAAPITIITTLDQDGRRWGFTASSVTSGSMDPPLVLVGVARTSSCHQALLSSREFVINVLGDRHRDLAQKFATHGVDRFADGDFDEWPGSALPCLPDSNASFRCITWDTVPIGDHDLLVGALAEVRMGRPRDALLWYQRGFHTPVR; this comes from the coding sequence GTGACCATACCGGCGCCACACACCGAATCACTGGTCGATGGGCAGCAGTTCCGTGACGCGATGACGCTGATCGCCGCGCCCATCACCATCATCACCACACTGGACCAAGACGGCCGCCGCTGGGGGTTCACCGCCAGTTCGGTGACCTCGGGCTCGATGGACCCCCCACTCGTGCTGGTCGGGGTGGCGCGAACATCGAGCTGCCACCAGGCCCTGCTCTCCTCCCGTGAGTTCGTGATCAACGTGCTCGGCGACCGGCATCGGGACCTCGCACAGAAGTTCGCCACCCACGGGGTGGACCGGTTCGCGGACGGCGATTTCGACGAGTGGCCGGGCTCGGCGCTGCCGTGCCTGCCCGACTCGAACGCCTCGTTCCGCTGCATCACCTGGGACACGGTGCCGATCGGCGACCACGACCTGCTCGTCGGCGCGCTTGCCGAGGTGCGGATGGGGAGGCCGCGCGACGCCCTGCTCTGGTACCAGCGAGGTTTTCACACACCCGTCCGCTGA
- a CDS encoding VOC family protein, whose amino-acid sequence MDNVLIVVDDLDAVISFFVELGMELEGKMPIEGRWVEHVIGIDDVRQDVAMLRTPDGHGRIELAMFHTPKAISAEPKDAPVNTLGIRRIMFAVDDIEDVVARLRTHGAELVGELAQYEDSYRLCYVRGPEGIIVGLAEQLS is encoded by the coding sequence ATGGACAACGTCCTCATCGTTGTCGACGACCTTGACGCTGTCATTTCGTTCTTCGTCGAACTTGGCATGGAGCTGGAGGGAAAGATGCCGATCGAGGGACGTTGGGTGGAACATGTCATCGGGATCGACGACGTCCGACAGGACGTCGCAATGCTGCGGACCCCGGACGGCCACGGCCGAATCGAACTGGCGATGTTCCACACGCCGAAGGCGATCAGCGCCGAGCCGAAGGACGCACCGGTGAACACGCTGGGCATTCGTCGCATCATGTTCGCCGTCGACGACATCGAGGACGTCGTTGCCCGCCTGCGCACCCACGGCGCCGAACTCGTCGGCGAGCTGGCGCAGTACGAGGACAGCTACCGGCTCTGCTACGTCCGCGGCCCCGAGGGCATCATCGTCGGACTGGCCGAACAGCTCAGCTGA